Below is a genomic region from Virgibacillus dokdonensis.
CATTCATGCAATTACAATTCCAGTCATTGCAATTGGTGGGATTACAGGAGATAGAGTATCCGACTTTAAAGATATTGGGGTAACAGGTGTTGCTGTCATGTCGGGGATTTTTAGTGCATCTTGTCCAAAGACAGCTGCTATGAGCCTACGTAAGGAGGTAGAGAAAATTGAAGGATCATTATGAAGTTGTCGTTGTTGGCGGTGGAATTATTGGTCATGCTATTTCGTATCACTTAAATAAAAATAATGTAACTACCCTTGTTGTTGAAAAACAGCAAAGTGGAAGAAAGGCGACAAATGCAGCCGCCGGAATGTTAGGTGTACATACGGAGAATAGTAATGCAAATGAGTTTTATAAATTTTGTCAATCTAGTAGAGATATGTATCAGGAATTAAATTGGGAATTGTATCAACTAACATCTATCGATATTCAGTTAGCTTCTGGAGGCATGGTGGAGCTTGCTTTTTATGAACAGGAAAAACAAGCAATGGAATTAAAGCGACAAGCTTTCCCGAATTTAGAATGGGTGGACCCAAGGCAACTGAAAGCATGGTTTCCCATGTTAGGTAAAGAAGCGATTGCTGGCATTTACATGGAGACGGATGGGCATGTGGAACCCTCACGAGTTTGTGAAGCTTTTAAACAGGGGGCTATCGCAAAAGGTGGCAAGGAGAGAGAGGATTGCCATGTGTGGAACATAAACCACGTAGCCAAAACTTTTCACTTGGATACAGATGAAGGTTTGATAACAGCTGAGCGCGTAGTAATTGCCACAGGGGCTGAGAGTGGGCGATGGTTTACAGCAATGGGGCTAGTTAATCCAATGATACCAGTAAAGGGGGAATGTTTATCAGTTATTTCTAGCGGTATTCAGTTAAAACAGACACTCTTTTGTAAGGATTTTTACCTTGTACCAAAACGAGATGGTCGCTATGTTATTGGCGCAACTTCCGAACGCTATAATCAATCGTCCTATGTTTCTGTGGGAGGAATTGAAT
It encodes:
- the thiO gene encoding glycine oxidase ThiO, which produces MKDHYEVVVVGGGIIGHAISYHLNKNNVTTLVVEKQQSGRKATNAAAGMLGVHTENSNANEFYKFCQSSRDMYQELNWELYQLTSIDIQLASGGMVELAFYEQEKQAMELKRQAFPNLEWVDPRQLKAWFPMLGKEAIAGIYMETDGHVEPSRVCEAFKQGAIAKGGKEREDCHVWNINHVAKTFHLDTDEGLITAERVVIATGAESGRWFTAMGLVNPMIPVKGECLSVISSGIQLKQTLFCKDFYLVPKRDGRYVIGATSERYNQSSYVSVGGIESLLTHFNTIFPSFRNARIDSFLTGVRPGTEDGIPVIGEHPSLPGLYYATGHYRNGVLLAPATAQLIGDLIMNQNQKVIENLVSPQRLAMVNS